One Rhododendron vialii isolate Sample 1 chromosome 2a, ASM3025357v1 genomic region harbors:
- the LOC131316332 gene encoding beta-amylase 1, chloroplastic-like, translating into MAMTLPHQIGALTGTAIMSDSVATVRAAVSPARRSPATSPRCAARKQGLPAAEIGLRLASLSPPVSPRIGRMRPDLSAACQALMDAPPVMAEEENEGAVVREYKEKGGAQDKSNGVPVYVMMPLDSVTMGNTINRRKAMKASLQALKSAGVEGVMMDVWWGLVEREKPGEYNWGGYSELLEMAKKHGLKVQAVMSFHQCGGNVGDSCTIPLPKWAVEEIDKDPDLAYTDQWGRRNYEYISLSCDTLPVLNGRTPIQCYGDFMRAFRDKFEHLLGDTIVEIQVGMGPAGELRYPSYPEQNGTWKFPGIGAFQSYDKYMLSHLKAAAEAAGKPEWGSTGPTDAGQYNNWPEDTNFFRKEGGGWNSPYGDFFLTWYSQMLLNHGDRILSSAKAIFNNTGVKISVKVAGIHWHYGTRSHAPELTAGYYNTRFHDGYLPIARMLARHGAVFNFTCIEMRDHEQPQDAQCAPEKLVRQVGLATREAQVPLAGENALPRYDEFAHEQILQASSMNIDGEDRYMCAFTYLRMNPHLFQPDNWRRFVAFVKKMKEGKGANRCWEEVEREAEHFVHVTRPLVQEAAVALM; encoded by the exons ATGGCGATGACGTTGCCGCACCAGATCGGAGCCCTGACGGGAACCGCCATCATGTCGGATTCCGTGGCGACGGTGAGAGCGGCGGTGAGTCCGGCGAGGAGATCGCCGGCGACGAGCCCCCGGTGCGCGGCGCGGAAGCAGGGGTTACCGGCGGCGGAGATTGGGTTGAGATTGGCGTCGCTGTCGCCGCCGGTGAGTCCGAGGATCGGGAGGATGCGGCCGGATCTCTCGGCTGCGTGCCAGGCGCTGATGGACGCGCCGCCGGTGATGGCGGAGGAGGAGAATGAGGGGGCGGTGGTGAGGGAGTACAAGGAGAAAGGCGGTGCGCAG GATAAGTCGAATGGGGTGCCAGTTTACGTGATGATGCCATTGGACAGCGTGACAATGGGGAACACTATTAACCGGAGGAAGGCGATGAAGGCAAGCCTGCAGGCGCTGAAGAGTGCCGGGGTGGAAGGGGTGATGATGGACGTGTGGTGGGGcctggtggagagagagaaaccaggGGAGTACAATTGGGGAGGGTATTCTGAGCTGTTGGAGATGGCCAAGAAGCATGGGCTCAAGGTGCAGGCGGTCATGTCGTTTCACCAGTGCGGAGGAAACGTTGGGGACTCTTGCAC GATCCCTCTGCCGAAGTGGGCTGTGGAAGAGATTGACAAAGACCCTGACCTTGCCTACACAGATCAATGGGGAAGGAGAAATTATGAGTACATATCACTTAGCTGTGATACTCTTCCAGTCCTCAATGGACGCACTCCTATCCAGTGTTATGGTGACTTCATGCGTGCTTTTAGAGACAAATTTGAGCACCTTCTGGGGGATACCATTGTG GAAATCCAAGTTGGAATGGGTCCGGCAGGTGAGCTGCGCTACCCTTCATACCCCGAGCAAAATGGAACATGGAAGTTTCCTGGAATTGGAGCCTTTCAGTCTTATGACAAG TACATGCTCAGTCACCTAAAAGCTGCGGCAGAAGCTGCTGGGAAGCCAGAATGGGGAAGCACAGGCCCAACAGATGCCGGGCAATACAACAACTGGCCAGAAGACACCAACTTCTTCCGAAAGGAAGGTGGCGGTTGGAACAGCCCTTATGGCGACTTTTTCCTCACTTGGTATTCGCAGATGCTTCTGAACCACGGGGACAGAATACTGTCCTCTGCCAAAGCCATTTTCAATAATACAGGTGTCAAAATCTCCGTTAAGGTTGCAGGCATTCACTGGCATTACGGGACCCGATCCCATGCACCTGAGCTCACAGCGGGGTATTACAACACCCGTTTCCATGACGGGTACCTTCCCATCGCCCGGATGTTAGCACGCCACGGTGCCGTATTCAACTTCACTTGCATCGAAATGCGGGACCATGAGCAGCCTCAAGACGCACAATGTGCGCCCGAGAAGCTGGTCAGGCAAGTGGGTTTAGCCACTCGGGAAGCTCAAGTCCCGCTTGCCGGGGAAAACGCGCTGCCTCGGTACGATGAGTTTGCACACGAACAGATTTTACAGGCATCGTCTATGAACATCGATGGAGAAGATAGATATATGTGTGCGTTCACATATTTGAGAATGAATCCACACTTGTTTCAGCCGGATAATTGGAGGCGGTTTGTGGCGTttgtgaagaagatgaaggaagGAAAGGGTGCGAACCGGTGTTGGGAGGAGGTGGAGAGGGAGGCGGAGCATTTCGTGCATGTGACACGGCCTTTGGTGCAGGAAGCAGCTGTTGCTCTCATGTAA